From a single Sinomonas atrocyanea genomic region:
- a CDS encoding NCS1 family nucleobase:cation symporter-1, translated as MNSNQDAVVPSLTTVTTINDIAADVAAEHPLVLPTVTESAPFPGRDPRLSNKDLDPLAHQRWGSYNIFAFWMSDVHSVGGYVTAGSLFALGLASWQVLVSLVVGILIVQFFCNLVAKPSQATGVPYPVINRSIFGVRGANIPAVIRGLIAIAWYGVQTYLASQSLVIVMLKFWPQLAPLAVNAHGFLGLSPLGYVAYAVLWVAQGLVFWRGMEAIKRFVDWAGPAVYVVMILLAVYLVANAGWDHVSLNLSAGKPLDFGASIPVMLSAIALVVSYFSGPMLNFGDFSRYAKSFTSVKKGNMLGLPINFLFFSLLTVITASATVPVFGTLITDPIETVSRIDAPFATILGGLTFVIATVGINIVANFISPAFDFSHVNPQKISWRTGGMIAAVGSVVLTPWNWYSNATAIQYSLGILGALIGPLFGILIAGYFVVSRQRVWVEEMYTMSPKGRYWFVNGFNPNAVWATVAAGVPSIASVIIPTVIGQAQWISDYSWFIGCGIGFVAFAAFERVRPQIKADAQPEPAAA; from the coding sequence ATGAACAGCAATCAGGACGCCGTCGTCCCGTCGCTGACGACCGTGACGACCATCAATGACATCGCAGCCGACGTCGCCGCAGAGCACCCGCTGGTGCTGCCGACGGTGACAGAGTCGGCCCCGTTCCCCGGCCGCGACCCGCGGCTGTCGAACAAGGACCTCGACCCGCTCGCGCACCAGAGGTGGGGCTCCTACAACATCTTCGCCTTCTGGATGTCCGACGTGCACAGCGTCGGCGGCTACGTCACCGCGGGCAGCCTCTTCGCCCTCGGCCTGGCCTCGTGGCAGGTGCTCGTCTCCCTCGTGGTCGGCATCCTCATCGTCCAGTTCTTCTGCAACCTCGTCGCCAAGCCGAGTCAGGCCACGGGCGTGCCGTACCCCGTCATCAACCGCTCGATCTTCGGCGTCCGCGGCGCGAACATCCCGGCGGTCATCCGCGGCCTGATCGCCATCGCCTGGTACGGCGTCCAGACGTACCTCGCGTCGCAGTCGCTCGTCATCGTCATGCTCAAGTTCTGGCCGCAGCTCGCCCCGCTGGCCGTCAACGCGCACGGCTTCCTCGGTCTCTCGCCGCTCGGTTACGTCGCCTACGCCGTCCTCTGGGTCGCCCAGGGCCTCGTGTTCTGGCGCGGCATGGAGGCCATCAAGCGCTTCGTCGACTGGGCCGGTCCGGCCGTCTACGTGGTGATGATCCTCCTGGCCGTCTACCTCGTGGCCAACGCCGGCTGGGACCACGTCTCCCTGAACCTCTCTGCAGGCAAGCCCCTCGACTTCGGCGCCTCCATCCCCGTCATGCTCTCGGCCATCGCCCTCGTGGTGAGCTACTTCTCCGGCCCAATGCTGAACTTCGGCGACTTCTCCCGCTACGCCAAGTCGTTCACGTCCGTGAAGAAGGGCAACATGCTCGGCCTGCCGATCAACTTCCTCTTCTTCTCGCTCCTCACCGTCATCACCGCGTCCGCCACGGTGCCGGTCTTCGGCACGCTCATCACGGACCCGATCGAGACGGTCAGCCGGATCGACGCGCCGTTCGCCACCATCCTCGGCGGCCTGACGTTCGTCATCGCGACCGTCGGCATCAACATCGTGGCCAACTTCATCTCCCCCGCGTTCGACTTCTCCCACGTCAACCCGCAGAAGATCTCCTGGCGCACGGGCGGCATGATCGCCGCCGTCGGCTCCGTGGTCCTCACCCCGTGGAACTGGTACTCGAACGCCACGGCCATCCAGTACTCCCTCGGCATCCTCGGCGCCCTGATCGGCCCCCTGTTCGGCATCCTCATCGCCGGCTACTTCGTGGTCAGCCGCCAGCGGGTGTGGGTCGAGGAGATGTACACCATGAGCCCGAAGGGCCGCTACTGGTTCGTCAACGGCTTCAACCCGAACGCCGTGTGGGCCACGGTCGCGGCCGGCGTCCCGTCGATCGCCTCGGTCATCATCCCGACCGTCATCGGCCAGGCCCAGTGGATCTCCGACTACTCGTGGTTCATCGGCTGCGGCATCGGCTTCGTCGCCTTCGCTGCCTTCGAGCGGGTCCGGCCGCAGATCAAGGCCGACGCCCAGCCCGAGCCGGCAGCAGCCTGA
- a CDS encoding GntR family transcriptional regulator, translating to MAGTEQPHAAAERAHAALADAIVSGALAPGALITEGEQSAVLGMGRTPVREAFLRLSSEGLLRLCPKKGAVVTGEDDAAIRQLLEARVMLESESVRAVADGPRRDAAGTQELARLLEDQQRAVDARDPLAFARADHAFHAAVAAASGNALTGAFYGQISPRLERLAHAVVRQGEGNLPRFLSDHRRLITFLDRGDAAAYAVLLRTHVGLGAPRPSGS from the coding sequence GTGGCCGGGACCGAGCAGCCCCATGCGGCCGCCGAGCGCGCCCACGCAGCCCTCGCCGACGCCATCGTCTCCGGAGCGCTCGCGCCGGGAGCGCTCATCACCGAGGGCGAGCAGTCCGCAGTGCTGGGGATGGGCCGCACGCCGGTCCGGGAGGCCTTCCTGCGGCTTTCCTCCGAGGGGCTGCTGCGGCTGTGTCCGAAGAAGGGCGCCGTGGTGACTGGGGAGGACGACGCCGCGATCCGCCAGCTCCTCGAGGCCCGGGTCATGCTGGAGTCCGAGTCCGTGCGGGCCGTCGCCGACGGGCCGCGGAGGGACGCCGCGGGCACGCAGGAGCTTGCCCGACTCCTCGAGGACCAGCAGCGCGCGGTCGACGCGCGGGACCCGCTCGCGTTCGCCCGTGCGGACCATGCGTTCCACGCCGCCGTCGCTGCCGCCTCCGGCAACGCGCTCACCGGCGCGTTCTATGGGCAGATCAGCCCGCGGCTCGAGCGGCTCGCGCACGCGGTCGTCCGCCAGGGCGAGGGCAACCTGCCCCGGTTCCTCTCCGACCACCGTCGCCTGATCACGTTCCTCGACCGCGGGGACGCCGCCGCGTACGCGGTCCTCCTGCGCACGCACGTGGGCCTGGGTGCGCCCCGGCCCTCGGGCTCCTGA
- a CDS encoding PhoH family protein has protein sequence MLPEETAAADAPAGDTRRTYVLDTSVLLSDPRALLRFAEHEVVIPVVVITELEGKRHDPELGYFARKALRLLDDLRIRHGSLSRPVPLAADGAAEGGTLTVELNHISADVLPAGFRSGENDSRILAVAKNLANEGRSVTLVSKDLPMRVKASAMGLDADEYRNEQIVDSGWTGVAEVDADEEQIGALYGHEPVFIPEAAEMPVNTGLVVLSHRGSALGRVGADKQVRLVRGDREVFGLHGRSAEQRLAIDLLMDPGVGIVSLGGKAGTGKSALALCAGLEAVMERGEHKKVVVFRPLFAVGGQELGYLPGTEAEKMNPWGQAVFDTLGALVGKEVLDHVMDAGLIEVLPLTHIRGRSLHDSFVIVDEAQSLEKNVLLTVMSRIGQNSKIVLTHDVAQRDNLRVGRHDGIAAVVETLKGHPLFGHVTLTRSERSPIAALVTELLEGAEI, from the coding sequence ATGCTGCCCGAAGAGACCGCCGCCGCAGACGCCCCCGCAGGGGACACGCGGAGGACCTACGTCCTGGACACGTCCGTGCTGCTGTCGGATCCGCGGGCGCTCCTGCGCTTCGCCGAGCACGAGGTGGTGATCCCCGTCGTCGTGATCACCGAGCTCGAGGGCAAGCGCCACGACCCCGAACTGGGCTACTTCGCCCGCAAGGCCCTGCGCCTGCTGGACGACCTGCGCATCCGGCACGGCAGCCTCAGCCGCCCCGTCCCGCTCGCGGCGGACGGCGCGGCCGAGGGCGGGACCCTCACCGTGGAGCTCAACCACATCTCCGCCGACGTGCTCCCCGCAGGCTTCCGCAGCGGCGAGAACGACTCCCGCATCCTCGCCGTGGCCAAGAACCTCGCCAACGAGGGCCGCTCCGTGACGCTCGTGTCCAAGGACCTCCCGATGCGGGTCAAGGCCTCGGCGATGGGCCTCGACGCCGACGAGTACCGCAATGAGCAGATCGTCGACTCCGGCTGGACCGGGGTGGCCGAGGTCGACGCCGACGAGGAGCAGATCGGCGCGCTCTACGGGCACGAGCCGGTCTTCATCCCCGAGGCCGCCGAGATGCCGGTCAACACCGGCCTCGTGGTGCTCTCCCACCGGGGCTCCGCCCTCGGACGGGTGGGCGCCGACAAGCAGGTGCGGCTCGTGCGCGGCGACCGCGAGGTCTTCGGTCTCCACGGGCGCTCGGCCGAGCAGCGCCTCGCGATCGACCTGCTCATGGACCCCGGCGTGGGCATCGTCTCGCTCGGCGGCAAGGCCGGCACCGGCAAGTCCGCGCTCGCCCTGTGCGCGGGCCTCGAGGCCGTCATGGAGCGAGGCGAGCACAAGAAGGTGGTCGTGTTCCGCCCGCTCTTCGCCGTCGGCGGCCAGGAGCTCGGCTACCTGCCCGGCACCGAGGCCGAGAAGATGAACCCTTGGGGCCAGGCCGTCTTCGACACCCTCGGCGCGCTCGTGGGCAAGGAGGTCCTCGACCACGTCATGGACGCCGGCCTGATCGAGGTGCTCCCGCTCACCCACATCCGCGGCCGCTCGCTGCACGACTCGTTCGTGATCGTGGACGAGGCCCAGTCCCTCGAGAAGAACGTGCTCCTGACCGTGATGAGCCGCATCGGGCAGAACTCGAAGATCGTGCTCACGCACGACGTCGCCCAGCGGGACAACCTCCGCGTGGGGCGGCACGACGGGATCGCCGCCGTGGTCGAGACCCTCAAGGGGCACCCCCTGTTCGGCCACGTGACCCTCACCCGCTCGGAGCGCTCGCCCATCGCCGCGCTCGTCACCGAGCTGCTCGAGGGGGCCGAGATCTAG
- a CDS encoding GNAT family N-acetyltransferase: MMTLEDVWPILRLRLLTPRLELRPLRDEDIPHYVEAARGGLTDPALAPSGRSALSNAWDESPDIAANSARWIWESRLRSHPAAWTVMFGVWSREGEFLGSQDVGATDFAALRTVATGSWLRRSARGLGLGTEMRAAVLLWAFDCLGAEVAQTGAYDWNAPSIGVSRSLGYEPNGEARCEGAPGVVERELRFRLAKAAFRRPGWRLEVHGHGPAAAVLGIPERG, from the coding sequence ATGATGACGCTCGAGGACGTCTGGCCCATACTCCGTCTCCGCCTGCTCACCCCTCGGCTCGAGCTCCGCCCTCTCCGCGACGAGGACATCCCGCACTACGTCGAGGCTGCCCGCGGCGGCCTCACCGATCCTGCCCTGGCCCCGTCAGGCCGCTCGGCGCTGTCGAACGCGTGGGACGAGTCGCCCGACATCGCGGCCAACAGCGCCCGCTGGATCTGGGAGTCGCGCCTGCGCTCCCACCCCGCGGCCTGGACGGTCATGTTCGGCGTCTGGTCGCGGGAGGGCGAGTTCCTGGGGTCCCAGGACGTCGGGGCCACGGACTTCGCCGCCCTGCGCACGGTCGCCACCGGCTCGTGGCTGCGCCGCTCGGCCCGCGGCCTCGGGCTCGGGACCGAGATGCGCGCGGCCGTGCTGCTGTGGGCGTTCGACTGCCTCGGCGCGGAGGTCGCGCAGACGGGCGCCTACGACTGGAATGCGCCCTCGATCGGGGTGAGCCGCTCCCTCGGGTACGAGCCCAACGGCGAGGCGCGCTGCGAAGGCGCCCCTGGCGTCGTCGAACGCGAACTCCGGTTCCGCCTCGCGAAGGCGGCCTTCCGCCGCCCCGGCTGGCGCCTGGAGGTGCACGGGCATGGACCGGCCGCCGCCGTCCTCGGCATCCCGGAGCGGGGCTGA
- a CDS encoding prepilin peptidase has protein sequence MTHRLPELWQDSPVAFWLVIACLGYYLWMAARLAVIDIRSHLLPNRIVLPSYWAAVPLTVAAVVAAGGADVGAALRVLGGGAVLWLVYFVLRVVYPAGMGFGDVKLAGVLGLYLGFLSWEHLFWGTAAAFLLGGLYGLGLIVTRRGTAKSAIPFGPFMLAGTAIALVLPA, from the coding sequence GTGACCCACCGACTTCCCGAGCTGTGGCAGGACAGCCCCGTCGCGTTCTGGCTCGTCATCGCGTGCCTGGGCTACTACCTCTGGATGGCCGCGCGGCTGGCCGTGATCGACATCCGCAGCCACCTGCTCCCGAACCGGATCGTGCTGCCGAGCTACTGGGCCGCGGTCCCGCTGACCGTCGCCGCCGTGGTCGCGGCCGGGGGAGCCGACGTCGGGGCGGCCCTGCGCGTGCTCGGCGGCGGCGCCGTGCTGTGGCTCGTGTACTTCGTGCTGCGGGTCGTCTACCCGGCGGGCATGGGGTTCGGTGACGTCAAGCTCGCCGGGGTCCTCGGCCTGTACCTGGGCTTCCTGAGCTGGGAGCACCTGTTCTGGGGCACCGCGGCGGCGTTCCTGCTCGGCGGCCTGTACGGCCTCGGCCTCATCGTGACGCGCAGGGGCACCGCGAAGTCCGCGATCCCGTTCGGACCGTTCATGCTCGCGGGCACCGCGATCGCGCTCGTGCTGCCCGCCTGA
- a CDS encoding NUDIX hydrolase, whose amino-acid sequence MPTPDFILALRDLVGDHPLWLPGVKAVVTDDAGRLLLVRRADNGRWTVPAGIVEPGEEPAATAVREVLEETGVHVAVTHLAGVGITAPVVYPNGDHAQYLDVVMACAYTGGEARVNDDENLEVGWFSRDGLPDIPPLHARAIGWALDPERRAHFVG is encoded by the coding sequence GTGCCCACGCCTGACTTCATCCTCGCCCTGCGTGACCTCGTCGGGGACCATCCCCTCTGGCTGCCGGGGGTCAAGGCCGTCGTGACGGACGACGCCGGCCGCCTCCTCCTCGTCCGGCGCGCCGACAATGGGCGCTGGACAGTTCCCGCGGGCATCGTCGAGCCCGGCGAGGAGCCCGCCGCGACGGCGGTGCGCGAGGTGCTGGAGGAGACCGGCGTCCACGTGGCGGTCACCCACCTCGCCGGCGTCGGCATCACAGCCCCGGTGGTCTACCCCAATGGGGACCACGCCCAGTACCTCGACGTCGTGATGGCGTGCGCGTACACCGGCGGCGAGGCCCGGGTGAACGACGATGAGAACCTCGAGGTCGGCTGGTTCTCCCGCGACGGCCTCCCGGACATCCCGCCGCTGCACGCCCGCGCCATCGGCTGGGCCCTCGACCCGGAGCGCCGCGCGCACTTCGTCGGCTGA
- a CDS encoding class II fumarate hydratase, translating to MTDSAVQAPATEYRIEHDTMGEVRVPASALYRAQTQRAVENFPISGKTLERKHIEALARVKKAAARANEDLGVIDADLADAIAGAADRVAAGEFDAHFPIDVFQTGSGTSSNMNMNEVIAELATRALKEAGSDKVVHPNDHVNASQSSNDVFPTSVHVAATNALLNDLVPALTHLAASLSRKAAEFKDVVKSGRTHLMDATPVTLGQEFGGYEAQVRYGIERIEASLPRVAEVPLGGTAVGTGINTPAGFPQRVIELLAADTALPITEARNHFEAQANRDGLIEASGQLRNIAYSIMKIANDLRWMGSGPNTGLGEIAIPDLQPGSSIMPGKVNPVICEAAIMVAAQVIGNDTTIALSSTNGAFELNVGIPVMAANLLESIRLLANTARVMADKMVDGIQANVERARFLAEASPSIVTPLNKFIGYENAAAIAKKAVKEGLTIREATVALGYVERGELTEEQLDAALDVTTMTGPNK from the coding sequence ATGACTGACTCTGCAGTGCAGGCCCCTGCCACGGAATACCGGATCGAGCACGACACGATGGGCGAGGTGCGCGTTCCCGCCTCGGCCCTCTACCGCGCCCAGACGCAGCGCGCCGTCGAGAACTTCCCCATCTCGGGCAAGACGCTCGAGCGCAAGCACATCGAGGCCCTCGCGCGCGTGAAGAAGGCCGCCGCGCGCGCCAATGAGGACCTCGGCGTCATCGATGCCGACCTCGCCGACGCGATCGCCGGCGCCGCCGACCGCGTTGCCGCGGGCGAGTTCGACGCGCACTTCCCGATCGACGTGTTCCAGACCGGATCTGGCACCTCGAGCAACATGAACATGAACGAGGTCATCGCCGAGCTCGCCACGCGCGCGCTCAAGGAGGCGGGCAGCGACAAGGTCGTCCACCCGAACGACCACGTCAACGCCTCCCAGTCCTCCAATGACGTCTTCCCCACCTCGGTGCACGTCGCGGCGACCAACGCCCTCCTCAACGACCTCGTCCCCGCGCTCACGCACCTCGCCGCCTCGCTGAGCCGCAAGGCCGCGGAGTTCAAGGACGTCGTGAAGTCCGGCCGCACGCACCTCATGGACGCCACCCCCGTGACGCTCGGCCAGGAGTTCGGCGGCTACGAGGCCCAGGTCCGCTACGGGATCGAGCGCATCGAGGCCTCCCTCCCCCGCGTCGCCGAGGTGCCCCTCGGCGGGACCGCCGTCGGCACCGGCATCAACACGCCCGCCGGCTTCCCGCAGCGCGTGATCGAGCTCCTCGCGGCGGACACGGCGCTGCCGATCACCGAGGCGCGCAACCACTTCGAGGCCCAGGCGAACCGCGACGGCCTCATCGAGGCCTCGGGCCAGCTGCGCAACATCGCCTACTCGATCATGAAGATCGCCAACGACCTGCGCTGGATGGGCTCGGGCCCGAACACCGGCCTCGGCGAGATCGCGATCCCCGACCTCCAGCCGGGCTCGTCGATCATGCCGGGCAAGGTCAACCCCGTGATCTGCGAGGCCGCGATCATGGTCGCCGCCCAGGTGATCGGCAACGACACCACGATCGCCCTGTCCTCGACCAACGGCGCGTTCGAGCTCAACGTCGGCATCCCGGTCATGGCCGCGAACCTGCTCGAGTCGATCCGCCTGCTGGCGAACACGGCCCGCGTCATGGCGGACAAGATGGTGGACGGCATCCAGGCGAACGTCGAGCGCGCGCGCTTCCTCGCCGAGGCCTCGCCCTCGATCGTCACGCCGCTGAACAAGTTCATCGGCTACGAGAACGCCGCGGCGATCGCCAAGAAGGCCGTCAAGGAGGGCCTGACGATCCGCGAGGCGACCGTGGCGCTCGGCTATGTCGAGCGGGGCGAGCTCACCGAGGAGCAGCTCGACGCGGCGCTCGACGTCACGACGATGACGGGCCCCAACAAGTAG
- a CDS encoding carbonic anhydrase yields MLRDGNQRFVDGANIHPNQDSARRHELVASQNPICVIFGCSDSRLAAEIIFDLGLGDAFVVRSAGHVIDETILGSLEYAVDPLNVPLIVVLGHDSCGAVTASVQAYETGTMPGGFVRDLVERIMPSVLTAQRNGITDVDNTVVEHVRQTGKRLLDTSQTIATAVEEGRTAVLGVCYHLAEGKAELVSGFGNV; encoded by the coding sequence ATGCTGCGCGACGGAAACCAGCGCTTCGTGGATGGCGCGAACATCCACCCCAACCAGGACTCGGCCCGACGCCATGAGCTCGTCGCGTCGCAGAATCCCATCTGCGTGATCTTCGGCTGCTCGGACTCGCGGCTCGCGGCGGAGATCATCTTCGATCTCGGCCTCGGGGACGCGTTCGTCGTCCGCTCCGCGGGCCACGTCATCGACGAGACGATCCTCGGCTCGCTCGAGTACGCGGTCGACCCGCTCAACGTCCCGCTCATCGTGGTCCTCGGCCACGACTCCTGCGGCGCCGTCACGGCCAGCGTCCAGGCGTACGAGACCGGCACGATGCCCGGCGGGTTCGTCCGCGACCTCGTCGAGCGCATCATGCCTTCCGTCCTCACGGCCCAGCGCAACGGGATCACCGACGTCGACAACACCGTCGTCGAGCACGTCCGCCAGACCGGCAAGCGGCTCCTCGACACGTCCCAGACCATCGCCACCGCCGTCGAGGAGGGCCGCACCGCCGTGCTCGGCGTCTGCTACCACCTGGCCGAGGGCAAGGCCGAGCTCGTCTCCGGCTTCGGGAACGTCTAG
- a CDS encoding DUF4245 domain-containing protein, producing MSSTDHAPETHDAQATAGPEDAPAVKPVLTPAAAKRANASVIGMIMALLVSLLAIVPVVLLSAGQKTDTYRPAVDVAAVAANAKPVAGFSPVVPQLPAGYSPNYARWVSGTSDGVSHWDLGYLTPGQQFVSVEQTASANPTWLADQVHKAPTTGTRDVGGVAWTLYDKPGTEKSYVATIAGTTVIVSGSAAFGEFDAVAGAVAASARS from the coding sequence GTGAGCAGCACCGATCATGCCCCCGAGACGCACGACGCCCAGGCCACCGCCGGCCCCGAGGACGCGCCCGCCGTCAAGCCCGTCCTGACCCCGGCGGCGGCCAAGCGCGCCAACGCCTCGGTGATCGGGATGATCATGGCGCTCCTGGTGAGCCTGCTGGCGATCGTCCCGGTGGTGCTGCTGAGCGCCGGGCAGAAGACGGACACGTACCGTCCGGCCGTCGACGTCGCGGCCGTCGCGGCGAACGCCAAGCCGGTGGCCGGCTTCAGCCCGGTCGTCCCCCAGCTGCCCGCGGGCTATTCCCCCAACTACGCCCGCTGGGTCTCCGGCACCTCGGACGGCGTCTCGCACTGGGACCTCGGCTACCTCACCCCCGGCCAGCAGTTCGTCTCGGTCGAGCAGACGGCCTCCGCGAACCCGACGTGGCTCGCCGACCAGGTGCACAAGGCGCCGACCACCGGGACGCGGGACGTCGGTGGGGTCGCCTGGACCCTGTACGACAAGCCGGGCACCGAGAAGAGCTATGTCGCGACCATCGCCGGCACCACGGTGATCGTCAGCGGCTCGGCGGCGTTCGGCGAGTTCGACGCCGTGGCCGGCGCCGTCGCCGCGTCGGCCCGTTCCTAG
- the glpX gene encoding class II fructose-bisphosphatase, producing the protein MSTASQDTQYSTLSSSLHVGADEPDRNLALELVRVTEAAAIAGGHWVGFGDKNKADGAAVDAMRSFLETVHFNGVVVIGEGEKDEAPMLFNGERVGDGTGPEVDVAVDPIDGTRLTALGINNALAVLAVAERGTMFDPSAVFYMEKLVTGPEAADLVDLRLPVKQNLHLIAKAKGVKVNQINVCVLDRDRHKPLVEEIRAAGARTKFIMDGDVAGAIAAAREGTGVDALMGIGGTPEGIVAACAIKALGGVIQGRLWPTSDEEKQKALDAGHDLDRVLTTGDLVTSDNCYFAATGITDGDLLRGVRYRKDRVKTQSIVMRSKSGTVRFVDAEHHASKWENWARRA; encoded by the coding sequence GTGTCCACTGCGTCCCAAGACACCCAGTACTCGACCCTTTCCAGCTCGCTCCACGTGGGAGCCGACGAGCCGGACCGCAACCTCGCGCTCGAGCTCGTCCGGGTGACCGAGGCCGCTGCGATCGCCGGTGGCCACTGGGTCGGCTTCGGCGACAAGAACAAGGCCGACGGCGCGGCCGTCGACGCGATGCGCTCGTTCCTCGAGACCGTGCACTTCAACGGCGTCGTCGTCATCGGCGAGGGCGAGAAGGACGAGGCGCCGATGCTGTTCAACGGCGAGCGCGTCGGCGACGGTACGGGCCCCGAGGTGGACGTCGCCGTCGACCCGATCGACGGCACGCGCCTGACCGCCCTCGGCATCAACAACGCCCTCGCGGTCCTCGCCGTGGCCGAGCGCGGCACGATGTTCGATCCCTCGGCGGTCTTCTACATGGAGAAGCTCGTCACGGGCCCGGAGGCCGCGGACCTCGTGGACCTGCGCCTGCCGGTCAAGCAGAACCTGCACCTGATCGCCAAGGCCAAGGGCGTCAAGGTCAACCAGATCAACGTGTGCGTCCTCGACCGCGACCGCCACAAGCCCCTCGTCGAGGAGATCCGCGCCGCCGGCGCCCGGACCAAGTTCATCATGGACGGCGACGTGGCCGGTGCGATCGCCGCGGCCCGGGAGGGCACCGGGGTGGACGCGCTCATGGGCATCGGCGGCACGCCCGAGGGCATCGTCGCGGCCTGCGCCATCAAGGCCCTCGGCGGTGTGATCCAGGGCCGCCTCTGGCCCACGAGCGACGAGGAGAAGCAGAAGGCGCTCGACGCCGGGCACGACCTCGACCGCGTCCTCACCACGGGCGACCTCGTCACGAGCGACAACTGCTACTTCGCCGCCACGGGCATCACCGACGGCGACCTCCTCCGCGGCGTGCGCTACCGCAAGGACCGCGTCAAGACGCAGTCGATCGTGATGCGCTCCAAGTCGGGGACCGTGCGCTTCGTCGACGCCGAGCACCACGCCAGCAAGTGGGAGAACTGGGCTCGCCGGGCCTGA
- a CDS encoding lipid II:glycine glycyltransferase FemX — protein sequence MSPESQQAARELTVSPCRDRATWDALVNGHGGHPLQLWGWGEVKAAHHWRTERLLVRDGETVVGGAQVLYRSLPWPLKSLAYLSRGPVCAPEDAGRVLAAVASAVRAAHGSVALVAEPDWDAGSAGERELEAAGFRRTEGTILIPRTLILDLGRSEDELMADMSRTTRANVRKNLRGDLEFRKVATEEELGQVLAIYRETAERAGFGIHEDGYYRDIWRFLGDDSPIVAAFDGDRVVAFVWIARSAGTAFELYGGVNAAGQKARANYGVKWAAFMAMKEDGCARYDLNGLLNDGISDFKKQFAQHENLLAGTWELPLSPFYPVYATGMPLARRTLAQGRRAAKTAVRRVRGAAGRARQLAQR from the coding sequence ATGAGCCCCGAGAGCCAGCAGGCCGCCCGCGAGCTGACCGTCAGTCCCTGCAGGGACCGCGCCACGTGGGACGCACTGGTGAACGGCCACGGAGGGCACCCCCTCCAGCTGTGGGGCTGGGGCGAGGTCAAGGCGGCCCACCACTGGCGCACGGAGCGGCTCCTCGTGCGGGACGGCGAGACCGTGGTGGGCGGCGCCCAGGTGCTGTACCGGTCCCTGCCGTGGCCGCTGAAGTCCCTCGCGTACCTCTCCCGCGGCCCCGTCTGCGCGCCCGAGGACGCCGGGCGCGTGCTGGCCGCCGTCGCCTCGGCAGTCCGGGCGGCGCACGGCTCCGTGGCCCTCGTCGCCGAACCGGACTGGGACGCCGGCTCGGCGGGGGAGCGCGAGCTGGAGGCGGCCGGCTTCCGCCGCACGGAGGGCACCATCCTCATTCCGCGCACCCTCATCCTCGACCTCGGACGCAGCGAGGACGAGCTCATGGCGGACATGTCCCGCACCACGCGCGCCAACGTGCGCAAGAACCTCCGCGGCGACCTGGAGTTCCGCAAGGTCGCGACCGAGGAGGAGCTCGGGCAGGTGCTCGCGATCTACCGCGAGACCGCGGAGCGCGCCGGATTCGGCATCCACGAGGACGGCTACTACCGGGACATCTGGCGCTTCCTCGGCGACGACTCGCCGATCGTGGCCGCGTTCGACGGCGACCGCGTGGTCGCCTTCGTGTGGATCGCGCGCAGCGCGGGCACAGCCTTCGAGCTCTACGGCGGCGTCAACGCGGCCGGGCAGAAGGCCCGCGCGAACTACGGCGTCAAGTGGGCGGCCTTCATGGCGATGAAGGAGGACGGCTGCGCCCGCTACGACCTCAACGGCCTGCTCAACGACGGCATCTCCGACTTCAAGAAGCAGTTCGCCCAGCACGAGAACCTGCTCGCCGGGACGTGGGAGCTGCCGCTCTCGCCGTTCTACCCCGTGTACGCGACCGGCATGCCGCTCG